Genomic window (Scleropages formosus chromosome 16, fSclFor1.1, whole genome shotgun sequence):
CTTGGCTGCATTCCTGCAAAATCTGTAATAATGTCTTTAAACATTACGTCAATTTTTGtaatgagaaaatatttaaagtaagaacagcagaaataatatatgaaataaagTCTAACTAATAACTTATCAGAGCTTATTTAGGAAAATTAACTGTTTTTTGTATCTTGAAGGATGCCGGATCCAGATTTTAGTGTAAATGATGTCAAACTGTATGTAGGTAAGCACCTCTTTGGCCCAACTTCACTGTGTTCATGCCTGTTTTGTGTTTAGTGTCAGTagtgtttactgtgtttactggcTCAGTTTGTTCATAGAAAGCTCCTCTGATGGCACACTTGCTCTCTCAGGCAGCAGGCGGGTCATTGATGCGATGGACGTGAACACGCAGAAGGGCATCGAAATGTCCATGGCCCAGTGGCAGCGCTACTATGAGACGCCGCCATCCCAGAGGGAGAAGCTGTACAATGTCATCAGCTTGGAGTTCAGCCACACGAAGCTGGAGAACCTGGTGAAGAGGCCCACCTCAGTGAGTCATATCCACTGCCTACTGTACTGTTAGGTACTGTGACCCTCTATGAGTGCAGTGCTAATTTTACATGCTTCAGGTCACATGCGGCTCTATCTGCATTTGCAGGTTGATATGATCGACTGGGTCGACAACATGTGGCCCCGGCATTTGAAGGAGCGACAGAGAGACGGCACTaatgccattgttgacatgcAGTATCCCAAAGTGCAGAAGTGAGCTTCTTCATTCCTGTCTGTTTCTTCAGATCTGTATGTCCTGCCCACTCATTCTTCCTCATAGGAACCCCTGGTGTCCCAGGTTATGTTTATGTTAAGTTTCTCTCAAAGTTTCTATAAATCTTAAATGCCTCATCTTTGCAATACAGGTACTGCCTGATGAGCGTGCAGGGCTGCTACACAGATTTTCACATCGACTTTGGGGGGACATCTGTGTGGTACCACATACTGCGCGGAGGCAAGGTGGGAACAGAGTGCAGGCCTGAAGGAACCTCACAAGGAGCCTTTTTCTCCCCTGTATCTTGGCCAGAGGGGCAAAGTTCCAAATGAAGTTACAAAATGTCTGACTGTAGTTTGAACTCCTCAGAACTTAACTGGGAAGAAGAGGGAGCTTaaagcgcgcgtgtgtgtgtgtgtttctgcacaggTGTTCTGGCTCATTCCGCCCACGCCCCAGAATCTGGAGATGTACGAGAACTGGGTGTTGTCAGGGAAACAGAGCGATATTTTCCTGGGGGACAAGGCCACTGACTGCCAGAGGATCGAACTCAAGCAGGGTTACACCTTCATGATCCCTTCTGGTTTGTTCATGCTTTTCTTACCCTGTGCTGCTCACACTCCTGTTATGCCCCATCTAAATTGTTCCCTGTGTGTGGCCACATACACGACACAACAAACTTTTTACACCTAACATTTGTTCTTGTTACGTATGATCAGCACGGATGTGCTGTAATGGCTCTTTGAAGAGCTTTTTGTCATGGGGGTGACTTTACGCGTCCTCCTGCATcccaggatggatccatgccgTGTATACGCCAGTCGACACGCTGGTGTTTGGTGGCAACTTCTTGCACAGCTTCAACATCCCCATGCAGCTGCACATCAATACCATTGAGGACCGAACAAGGGTGAGCATATGGACTCAGGTGTGTCTTTAAATGATGGAGGAGGAAAAGCACACATATAACGGCTggacattgttttcattgtgaaAAGATCGTGTgagcttttttgtgtgtgtgtgtgtgtgtgtgtgtgtgtgtgtgtgtgtgtgagagagagagagagtaagagagagagaatgaaagaCGTGGCCTGTGCTGTGTGAAGCTGACGTGTGTGCCCCTGCTGTATCCCCAGGTCCCAGCCAAGTTCCGCTACCCGTTCTACTATGAGATGTGCTGGTATGTACTGGAGCGGTACCTGTACTGTCTGACCAACACATCGCACCTCACCCCCGAGTTCCAGAAGTACTCGCTGGGCATCGGTCAGTACGTGTGGCTTCCTCACTCCCTCACATGCAGACATGGTCTCTCCCTCTCTTACACTCTTCTTTTTGGAGCCAGAAGACAACTTTTCTTAAGTGGGATTTTGAAGCTGTTAGTGTATAGAGAAGAATTGGGACACATCTCAGTATGTGATTAGATTTTTACAACCCATTGAATCCGTTCCATTAATGTCTGAACTTGGTCTTCAGGCCTGAAACGAGAGGAGTTCCTCAATGGCCATATAAAAGATGAAGATGAGCAAGAGGACGAGGATGACTCTGGTCCCATCAAACCAGGGATCAAAGTTCACCTCACTCCTTTTGAGCTGGAGGGGCTTTGGAGTCTGTTGGGAAAGCTTGAGTCGCTTCCATCCCACAAGAAGTGTGTCCCCACCGGGATCCACAACGCCCCGGCCTTGCTGCACGACATCAGGGTAATGCCATCGCCAGCGCTGGCTCTAATGTGGGATGTGGCAGTTCGCACAGACATGTCCTCTACTCTCTTTGTCCTCAGACCCTGCTGCAGGAGCACGCCAACGACATCCCCAAGCTGTCCTACACTGGAAGGCCCATTGTCAAGTGGCCTAGGAGGGTGAGTTGCTTGGCATTCGCCCCTTGGTTTGGGCCTTATTCAGATCCCGATGCAGTGCCAGTGAGACCGTAACACAGTGTCCCCCTGGCACCAGCCCTCGTGGTACCAGCCCCCTCCCTTTCCTCCTCCCCCAACGGTGGGCCGGCCCCGCCTCTCCACCACGCCAGTGCCCCAGCGGCCTCAGAAGCCGCCGTCCTCCATGTCGGTACTACGACGGCGGCGTGTGCGTTGCAAGCGCTGTGAGGCATGCCTCAGGACAGAGTGCGGTGACTGCAACTTCTGCAGGGACATGAAGAAGTTTGGAGGCCCCGGCAAACTGAAGCAGACATGTGTGCTGCGGCAATGCCTCGCCGTAAGTCTCGCTGTCTTCCTTGGGTCTCTCTGCATCTTTCCCTCTGCACTTAGTCAAGAGCTGCTTCTAACTGGTGGATTGTAGCATTTTTAGCATGACAGCCCCCCCCAACCTGACAGCCACCCGCCACGGTTGTTTGACCTTGTCTCTTGCTCTGGATATGTCTCCTGCAGGTCACTTCACTCAGGGGTTCAGCGCTGTTGTGAAatcactgtgttttgttttctctgcgtTTCCCTCAGCCGGGTCTCccactgtctgctgtgtgtgaggtgtgtggcGAAGGCAACCAGGAGAGTGGCGACACCACACCCTTCTCCCTAACACTTATGGAGTGCTCCAACTGCGCTCAGATTGTTCATCCTGGGTGCCTCAAGGTGACTTCATCACCACAACcccagcctctctctctctcactcacacaccagtGGACCACAGTGTAGGATCTGAATGTCCATGCTGCCACTTGTAGACATCAGTTTGAAATTGTTTCCTGTTCCTCTGTGCACCTTTTCTGTTTGCACTTGTCATGTTGTAGGGTGTTTCTCTGTACAGAATGACTGTGAAAAGATGATCTGTTCCTTGATGTGTGAAGGTGCCAGGAGAGGGCGTGGTGAACAAGGATCTGCCAAGCTGCTGGGAGTGTCCCAAGTGTGCCACAGGCAAACCGTCACAGTCGGAGGTAGTGCCCCCCCGACCCAACTTGACTCAGCCTCTCTCactttgtgcttttctccatgcCTTTTTCtgacaacaaacaaaaacgCATAGACACACCTGGTGAGGGCAGCTCTAAGGAGGAACACTACAGCATCTTTGCTGACCGCATTTTACCCATGGAAATTTTAATTCTGCACACTTTTGACATGATACCCTTATGTGCCACGTCGCAGCCTTTGCACGATGTGATGACACATTTTGCCAGAAAAAACCTTCAGGTTGTTCCCTGGGCCCACGGTGCAGCCAGTGCTCCGGTGCAATGAATCCTGccattctctctccctctgtcagtCCTCAGGCAGCGATGACGACAGCGTGGCGTCGGCAGGCTCGCTTTCGCCGGCCGCGCCCGCCTCTGAGAAGCTCTCGCACAGGAAGGggctggggggcggggtgggCGACGAGGGCGGAGGGGGCCGGGGCCGCGGGAGGCAGGGTGCCGGGCggcctctctcctctctctcggGGGCACCCCCCACTTCCCACAGGCTGCTCTTGCAGCAGCAGGACAGGAAGCGGGCGGGACCCCTGGAGCTGCGGCTCAGGAAGCGGGTGAGGCatcgtcccctccccctgctccTGCCGCACTCCCACCCCCTCTGATGCCTGTCATCTGTGTTCAGTTTCCCTCAGATGTGTTAGTCAGTGTGAGAGGGCTTCTTACCTCAGCAGTACTGCCGCTCATTCCgtcacactctctttctctctctttctctttttctctctctgccacCCTTAGAAACGTAAGTCCTCCTCTCTGGACTCGCGAGTGGCCAAACTCCAGTGTCGCCGCAGACCCAGCAAAGATGATGATGACTCGGTCAGCAGCGATGAAgacgatgatgacgacgatgaagatgatgatgaagatgaggacgatgatgaagatgaggaggaggaggacgatgacgacgacgacgaagACAGTGGTGGTGGCCGGAAGCTGTCCTTCCACTCCAGAGGCACATCGGGGTCAACTTCACGCCTGCAGCACTCCTCTCGAGGGGTGGGCACAGGGAGGCGGGGCTTATGGAGAGGGTCCACCCAGCGCATGGGCCGCGGGGGTGGTCTGCCCCCTGACTCAGCCCTGAGGATGCGCCGTGGTGTGGGGATGAGGGACGGACGCAGGCAGCGCGGGGGGCGCGTGTGGccacgaggaggaggacggaCACAGCAGCGGCGCCGCGACGACACGGAAGACGAGGACAGTGAAAGCGACAGTGACGACCACGATGAGGATGAGGACGATGAGGAAGAGAGCGAAGACGGACAGCTCGGGGGTCAGCTGGACAAGGAGAGCCGAGGGCATCGGCGGCGTGCGCGAGCAGAGCGGGACGAAGACAGTGACGAGAGGGATCTCGATGGAgctggacaggatgctgagatGGACGAAGatgcagaggaggaagaggggaacCCATCAGACTCTGAGCCAGAGCCGCCTGTACTGCTGGTGTCAGACTTGAACGATGACCTGCTGAACGGGTCCTATCTGACAGTGACGCTGCAGCGCCCTCCGAAGGCCAAGCGTGACCCTGGTGCCATTGTCCCCAAGCTGGAGGCAGCCGTGTCCCCCAGGGTACTGCCCAATAGCCAAGGCTATGTCCAGCGAAAATCTTTGCAGCGGCCACGACACAGGAACGGCAGCACTGGTAATGGCCTGGTGACACAGGGAGCCCGTGGAGGGGGCTTCTCTGCTGGGGGGCGCTATCACAGACTGCCAGGGCGCCCCCACCGGCACGCGCAGGACCCAGGCTCAATGGAGTGGGAGACGGCATCCCCCTCCACCACCTCGTCCCAGTCCTCGGCCTGTccgacacccccacccccgacctGCTCACCTCCCTCTCTGCTGTCACTGCCCTCCTTCAGGGATGTGGGGAACGAGCCCGGGTGTGAAAAGGAGGTGTGGGTGTCTGTGTTTCGCTACCTGACCCGCGCTGAGCTCTGCATCTGCATGAGGGTCTGCAAGACCTGGTACAAGTGGTGAGTGAGCAGCGCATGATTGCTGCGTGTGTGAGGCTACTGGGACGCAGGCCAGAAACACGCGCGCATCCTTacggtatatttacatttgttcatgtagctgacactgttctccaaagcgacttacaacgttaaggtacttaaGGTTATTTACCcttctgtacagctgggtaatttaactggagcaattaagggcaAGCACCTTTCTGaaagctactacagctggatgacCTTTGAGTCCAGGAGAAGCAACTGTAACCGGTATATACACACAATCACACGCACGGTCCTCCCTCTGCCTTTGGTTATAGGAGCTGCGACAAGCGCCTGTGGAACCGTGTTGACCTGAGCCGCTGCCGCTCGCTCAGCCCCCAAGCCATGTCTGGCATTGTCAAGCGGCAGCCTGTCACGCTGGACCTCTCCTGGAGTGCCGTCTCCAAGAAGCAGCTCACCTGGCTCATCAACCGGCTCTCAGgtaacctgaaggctgcaggtgCATGTCGGTCCTCAAGAGGGTGCTGTAGTGTTGGATGGAGCAGAAAACTAAAAATCCCACAAAAATATTGTCCGTGTTGCTCAGGGTTGAAAGACCTGATGCTGTCGGGCTGTTCCTGGTTGTCCATCTCGGCTCTCAGCTGCCCCAGCTGCCCCCTTCTTCGCACCCTGGA
Coding sequences:
- the kdm2aa gene encoding lysine (K)-specific demethylase 2Aa isoform X4 — protein: MEESRPRYSKRLRSGTRRRYQDDGISDDEIEGKRTFDLEEKLRSDRFSSDRVKRMEGKDFTYEYIQREGLRDPIIFEKPDGLGIKMPDPDFSVNDVKLYVGSRRVIDAMDVNTQKGIEMSMAQWQRYYETPPSQREKLYNVISLEFSHTKLENLVKRPTSVDMIDWVDNMWPRHLKERQRDGTNAIVDMQYPKVQKYCLMSVQGCYTDFHIDFGGTSVWYHILRGGKVFWLIPPTPQNLEMYENWVLSGKQSDIFLGDKATDCQRIELKQGYTFMIPSGWIHAVYTPVDTLVFGGNFLHSFNIPMQLHINTIEDRTRVSIWTQVPAKFRYPFYYEMCWYVLERYLYCLTNTSHLTPEFQKYSLGIGLKREEFLNGHIKDEDEQEDEDDSGPIKPGIKVHLTPFELEGLWSLLGKLESLPSHKKCVPTGIHNAPALLHDIRTLLQEHANDIPKLSYTGRPIVKWPRRPSWYQPPPFPPPPTVGRPRLSTTPVPQRPQKPPSSMSVLRRRRVRCKRCEACLRTECGDCNFCRDMKKFGGPGKLKQTCVLRQCLAPGLPLSAVCEVCGEGNQESGDTTPFSLTLMECSNCAQIVHPGCLKVPGEGVVNKDLPSCWECPKCATGKPSQSEKRKSSSLDSRVAKLQCRRRPSKDDDDSVSSDEDDDDDDEDDDEDEDDDEDEEEEDDDDDDEDSGGGRKLSFHSRGTSGSTSRLQHSSRGVGTGRRGLWRGSTQRMGRGGGLPPDSALRMRRGVGMRDGRRQRGGRVWPRGGGRTQQRRRDDTEDEDSESDSDDHDEDEDDEEESEDGQLGGQLDKESRGHRRRARAERDEDSDERDLDGAGQDAEMDEDAEEEEGNPSDSEPEPPVLLVSDLNDDLLNGSYLTVTLQRPPKAKRDPGAIVPKLEAAVSPRVLPNSQGYVQRKSLQRPRHRNGSTGNGLVTQGARGGGFSAGGRYHRLPGRPHRHAQDPGSMEWETASPSTTSSQSSACPTPPPPTCSPPSLLSLPSFRDVGNEPGCEKEVWVSVFRYLTRAELCICMRVCKTWYKWSCDKRLWNRVDLSRCRSLSPQAMSGIVKRQPVTLDLSWSAVSKKQLTWLINRLSGLKDLMLSGCSWLSISALSCPSCPLLRTLDLRWADGVKDSQIRDIIAPPGCENRSTLRNMQTFRLAGLDITDSTLRLIIRHMPLLARLDLSHCRNITDQSVNLLTAVGSSTRNTLAEINLAGCNKLTDDCLLYLKRVPSLTLLDLRGCKGVNRCACEAFISELSVSALFCLSEDKLVQRIS
- the kdm2aa gene encoding lysine (K)-specific demethylase 2Aa isoform X1 gives rise to the protein MEESRPRYSKRLRSGTRRRYQDDGISDDEIEGKRTFDLEEKLRSDRFSSDRVKRMEGKDFTYEYIQREGLRDPIIFEKPDGLGIKMPDPDFSVNDVKLYVGSRRVIDAMDVNTQKGIEMSMAQWQRYYETPPSQREKLYNVISLEFSHTKLENLVKRPTSVDMIDWVDNMWPRHLKERQRDGTNAIVDMQYPKVQKYCLMSVQGCYTDFHIDFGGTSVWYHILRGGKVFWLIPPTPQNLEMYENWVLSGKQSDIFLGDKATDCQRIELKQGYTFMIPSGWIHAVYTPVDTLVFGGNFLHSFNIPMQLHINTIEDRTRVSIWTQVPAKFRYPFYYEMCWYVLERYLYCLTNTSHLTPEFQKYSLGIGLKREEFLNGHIKDEDEQEDEDDSGPIKPGIKVHLTPFELEGLWSLLGKLESLPSHKKCVPTGIHNAPALLHDIRTLLQEHANDIPKLSYTGRPIVKWPRRPSWYQPPPFPPPPTVGRPRLSTTPVPQRPQKPPSSMSVLRRRRVRCKRCEACLRTECGDCNFCRDMKKFGGPGKLKQTCVLRQCLAPGLPLSAVCEVCGEGNQESGDTTPFSLTLMECSNCAQIVHPGCLKVPGEGVVNKDLPSCWECPKCATGKPSQSESSGSDDDSVASAGSLSPAAPASEKLSHRKGLGGGVGDEGGGGRGRGRQGAGRPLSSLSGAPPTSHRLLLQQQDRKRAGPLELRLRKRKRKSSSLDSRVAKLQCRRRPSKDDDDSVSSDEDDDDDDEDDDEDEDDDEDEEEEDDDDDDEDSGGGRKLSFHSRGTSGSTSRLQHSSRGVGTGRRGLWRGSTQRMGRGGGLPPDSALRMRRGVGMRDGRRQRGGRVWPRGGGRTQQRRRDDTEDEDSESDSDDHDEDEDDEEESEDGQLGGQLDKESRGHRRRARAERDEDSDERDLDGAGQDAEMDEDAEEEEGNPSDSEPEPPVLLVSDLNDDLLNGSYLTVTLQRPPKAKRDPGAIVPKLEAAVSPRVLPNSQGYVQRKSLQRPRHRNGSTGNGLVTQGARGGGFSAGGRYHRLPGRPHRHAQDPGSMEWETASPSTTSSQSSACPTPPPPTCSPPSLLSLPSFRDVGNEPGCEKEVWVSVFRYLTRAELCICMRVCKTWYKWSCDKRLWNRVDLSRCRSLSPQAMSGIVKRQPVTLDLSWSAVSKKQLTWLINRLSGLKDLMLSGCSWLSISALSCPSCPLLRTLDLRWADGVKDSQIRDIIAPPGCENRSTLRNMQTFRLAGLDITDSTLRLIIRHMPLLARLDLSHCRNITDQSVNLLTAVGSSTRNTLAEINLAGCNKLTDDCLLYLKRVPSLTLLDLRGCKGVNRCACEAFISELSVSALFCLSEDKLVQRIS
- the kdm2aa gene encoding lysine (K)-specific demethylase 2Aa isoform X2, translated to MEESRPRYSKRLRSGTRRRYQDDGISDDEIEGKRTFDLEEKLRSDRFSSDRVKRMEGKDFTYEYIQREGLRDPIIFEKPDGLGIKMPDPDFSVNDVKLYVGSRRVIDAMDVNTQKGIEMSMAQWQRYYETPPSQREKLYNVISLEFSHTKLENLVKRPTSVDMIDWVDNMWPRHLKERQRDGTNAIVDMQYPKVQKYCLMSVQGCYTDFHIDFGGTSVWYHILRGGKVFWLIPPTPQNLEMYENWVLSGKQSDIFLGDKATDCQRIELKQGYTFMIPSGWIHAVYTPVDTLVFGGNFLHSFNIPMQLHINTIEDRTRVPAKFRYPFYYEMCWYVLERYLYCLTNTSHLTPEFQKYSLGIGLKREEFLNGHIKDEDEQEDEDDSGPIKPGIKVHLTPFELEGLWSLLGKLESLPSHKKCVPTGIHNAPALLHDIRTLLQEHANDIPKLSYTGRPIVKWPRRPSWYQPPPFPPPPTVGRPRLSTTPVPQRPQKPPSSMSVLRRRRVRCKRCEACLRTECGDCNFCRDMKKFGGPGKLKQTCVLRQCLAPGLPLSAVCEVCGEGNQESGDTTPFSLTLMECSNCAQIVHPGCLKVPGEGVVNKDLPSCWECPKCATGKPSQSESSGSDDDSVASAGSLSPAAPASEKLSHRKGLGGGVGDEGGGGRGRGRQGAGRPLSSLSGAPPTSHRLLLQQQDRKRAGPLELRLRKRKRKSSSLDSRVAKLQCRRRPSKDDDDSVSSDEDDDDDDEDDDEDEDDDEDEEEEDDDDDDEDSGGGRKLSFHSRGTSGSTSRLQHSSRGVGTGRRGLWRGSTQRMGRGGGLPPDSALRMRRGVGMRDGRRQRGGRVWPRGGGRTQQRRRDDTEDEDSESDSDDHDEDEDDEEESEDGQLGGQLDKESRGHRRRARAERDEDSDERDLDGAGQDAEMDEDAEEEEGNPSDSEPEPPVLLVSDLNDDLLNGSYLTVTLQRPPKAKRDPGAIVPKLEAAVSPRVLPNSQGYVQRKSLQRPRHRNGSTGNGLVTQGARGGGFSAGGRYHRLPGRPHRHAQDPGSMEWETASPSTTSSQSSACPTPPPPTCSPPSLLSLPSFRDVGNEPGCEKEVWVSVFRYLTRAELCICMRVCKTWYKWSCDKRLWNRVDLSRCRSLSPQAMSGIVKRQPVTLDLSWSAVSKKQLTWLINRLSGLKDLMLSGCSWLSISALSCPSCPLLRTLDLRWADGVKDSQIRDIIAPPGCENRSTLRNMQTFRLAGLDITDSTLRLIIRHMPLLARLDLSHCRNITDQSVNLLTAVGSSTRNTLAEINLAGCNKLTDDCLLYLKRVPSLTLLDLRGCKGVNRCACEAFISELSVSALFCLSEDKLVQRIS
- the kdm2aa gene encoding lysine (K)-specific demethylase 2Aa isoform X3, which translates into the protein MEGKDFTYEYIQREGLRDPIIFEKPDGLGIKMPDPDFSVNDVKLYVGSRRVIDAMDVNTQKGIEMSMAQWQRYYETPPSQREKLYNVISLEFSHTKLENLVKRPTSVDMIDWVDNMWPRHLKERQRDGTNAIVDMQYPKVQKYCLMSVQGCYTDFHIDFGGTSVWYHILRGGKVFWLIPPTPQNLEMYENWVLSGKQSDIFLGDKATDCQRIELKQGYTFMIPSGWIHAVYTPVDTLVFGGNFLHSFNIPMQLHINTIEDRTRVSIWTQVPAKFRYPFYYEMCWYVLERYLYCLTNTSHLTPEFQKYSLGIGLKREEFLNGHIKDEDEQEDEDDSGPIKPGIKVHLTPFELEGLWSLLGKLESLPSHKKCVPTGIHNAPALLHDIRTLLQEHANDIPKLSYTGRPIVKWPRRPSWYQPPPFPPPPTVGRPRLSTTPVPQRPQKPPSSMSVLRRRRVRCKRCEACLRTECGDCNFCRDMKKFGGPGKLKQTCVLRQCLAPGLPLSAVCEVCGEGNQESGDTTPFSLTLMECSNCAQIVHPGCLKVPGEGVVNKDLPSCWECPKCATGKPSQSESSGSDDDSVASAGSLSPAAPASEKLSHRKGLGGGVGDEGGGGRGRGRQGAGRPLSSLSGAPPTSHRLLLQQQDRKRAGPLELRLRKRKRKSSSLDSRVAKLQCRRRPSKDDDDSVSSDEDDDDDDEDDDEDEDDDEDEEEEDDDDDDEDSGGGRKLSFHSRGTSGSTSRLQHSSRGVGTGRRGLWRGSTQRMGRGGGLPPDSALRMRRGVGMRDGRRQRGGRVWPRGGGRTQQRRRDDTEDEDSESDSDDHDEDEDDEEESEDGQLGGQLDKESRGHRRRARAERDEDSDERDLDGAGQDAEMDEDAEEEEGNPSDSEPEPPVLLVSDLNDDLLNGSYLTVTLQRPPKAKRDPGAIVPKLEAAVSPRVLPNSQGYVQRKSLQRPRHRNGSTGNGLVTQGARGGGFSAGGRYHRLPGRPHRHAQDPGSMEWETASPSTTSSQSSACPTPPPPTCSPPSLLSLPSFRDVGNEPGCEKEVWVSVFRYLTRAELCICMRVCKTWYKWSCDKRLWNRVDLSRCRSLSPQAMSGIVKRQPVTLDLSWSAVSKKQLTWLINRLSGLKDLMLSGCSWLSISALSCPSCPLLRTLDLRWADGVKDSQIRDIIAPPGCENRSTLRNMQTFRLAGLDITDSTLRLIIRHMPLLARLDLSHCRNITDQSVNLLTAVGSSTRNTLAEINLAGCNKLTDDCLLYLKRVPSLTLLDLRGCKGVNRCACEAFISELSVSALFCLSEDKLVQRIS